The Portunus trituberculatus isolate SZX2019 chromosome 50, ASM1759143v1, whole genome shotgun sequence genome includes the window GCCATAAATTGCCATAGTAAACATAGATACTTTGgtaaacgtttcgacatttgaatatttactaatggggtaagatggacccatgagagaggggaagggtgggtTTGTTGTGCTAATTGCAAAAGCTGGGCTCATGAGCAGTGTGCAGGgatagatggtgatgatgctgaggaAGAGGTTTTTTTGTGTGGAATTTATGTCATTAAGATGTGCagggatagatgatgatgagggagagtttgtttttatttttttatttttttgtttgttagttcGTTTGATTTGTACCAATAAATTTGGCTCATGGGTAATGTGAAAGCAtacaatgatgatgaggaagagtttttcttttgtgctttatGCCAATTAGaatttgtttcttcatattcagtTTGCGGGGTAAGATTAACCCCTGGGGGTCCGTCTTACCCCATCGTTTTATTTTGGGcccagtaaaaaataaaattttcctttaaaaaCCGTGATCCGGGTGAGGACTTCGAAGATAAAatcccaaagcaccaccacaaacccacaGACCaccaaaaatcatataaatggGGTTTCTAGACTCAATACTTTATTAAGTGGTCCGTcttaccccaccttcccctacATGCTTGAACTGTCCTATTTCGCTTCGATGCCATTGTCTTAGTAGATTTGAATGTGATAAATGATCTTTCTAATACCACAAATTTAGGTATTATCTCGATATATACACCTTAAATACAATGTTCTAGAAAAATCCTTGGTGTCTGGAAAAAAATTTACGCAATGAttcgacagaaaaaaaatattgtataatcagcaaataatgaattgtgtgtgtgtaggcaaatTAGGTTTTTTATTTGGTCATGAGAATGACGGTCACGGGTCCACCCTCTCAGTTTGGCAGACTTATATCTTAtgacgtgtatttttttttttttttttttttgtggcaacACTAAATCGGTGCCTGGTATTGGTCGCGGCGCCAGATGACCcttgctgttgcggcgcctaatataaaatccatccatcctgtAATTGGTCAATGACCAGTATGAACGAAATTTTTATATATGATTCGTGCAATATCTTTGAATAATGGATACAAGCCTGCCTGCAGTACACATGACTGTATTATACTCTACTTCGTTCATCTGTAGATATTGGCACTCACAAGGATTcctaaataatattaatgataacattCTCATAAATAAACACTATATAGTATACTATTTGTGATTTGTAATTCATGCGTATCTACCAACTGTATTCATGTGGAACCATTAAAGCGGAACCGGTTCCAAGAATTGGATCCGGTTCCTGCCCAGCTCTACTCAGTAGTATTGTCGCCGATAGACTATAATGGTGAGCCTTTGGTGGAGACCGCCTGCAATGAATTAGCCATGAAATCTGATTAAATCTACGTTAACCACACATTGTTGGTAAATTATTAAAAGCTAATTGATATATCTCTACTGGTCCCACTTAGGTATGACTTATATGCTTCTCGAGGAGTGAACGGGTGAGCACTGAGCTCGAGCACGAGGTGACGAAGACTTCATTAATAGGTCAGTGTGTCGGAGGCGGCGAGTCGTGGCGTTGAGACGGTGCGTATGTGTAAAGGCAGAAGGTTGGTGGGTGGCCGTGAGTGAAGACGAGACGAGCGGCTTAGCTTGCTGTTCATGTCTACACTACGTTGAGGAAACACAACGTCATCAAGTTTCAATCAACAAAAAGAATACTCATTATAAATTACAAGCAATACGTTAATAAGCAAATCAGATATTATACCGAGGCGATGGTGGCTGTGGGTGCactaatgatggtggtggtggtggtggcgctggccGTGGTCTGTGAAGcaagtgatagtggtgatgagatgACGACCTCTGATGTGGCCGGGTATGCATTATGATTTGGTCTGtttcttattgttatcatttcattcattatattattattattattattattattattattattattattattattattattattattattattattattattattattattattattattattattattattattagtagtagtagtagtagtactagtactagtactagtatcatcatcgtcatcattattatcattaccatcatcattaccatcatcattatcatcatcataattattattatcattatttccatcattattatcatcatcaataccatcatcatcagcattatcattatcatcatcataatcaccgTCATCACTAATATATTTATTAACGAAAGAAAGGTGGTCATCATATACTACTCTACGCTGCTACTCATTTATGAAAATGATATAATTCAATTTTCACTTCAAATTCTCATTTGACAGTGTTGTCCTGGAGCAGATTCAGTCACACCTGACCTCAGCATCCTACAGGTAACTTGCAGCAAGTGCCctaagagttttttttctttttttcaatacaaTTACAACTGCAAttcccatcatcattatcatgtgCTGGTCGTAATACATTTGAATATGTATCGCTCATCTTCCACTATCGTCGTATTCTGcaaagggaggcggtggcgtagtggataaggtggtgagcgtgggatcgggcagtgcacgcgtagattcgaatctcaccacataccacactgaagctatgccatttgtcgaatggtttaaagttacgtacatgtcATCATGACAgccaggctctaggtggttacaccaaagatgagcttgggtggtgatatggtctCTAAtatactactataaataaaattgccagcgccactaatgggcggaagctgaacagtgcttcccacatatactcgtcaagtatgcctacaagcGCTATTGGCcgtaacataaagaaaaaaaaaaaaaaaaactgagtccTCCCTGTgggtattttcaaaggccacactaGTGATTGGTCGGGTTCTCATGTGAGCTTTCATGATATAAAACATTCTGAAAGACTAttactaaaatcatgaaaacatccttgaaactTCCACTATCTATACATTATTGTTAATTcgtagataaattaatagataataaGTATGTAGATAAATGCATAGattgataaaatatataaatgaaataagcgCTATTAAGTATAAATAAACGGTAAGCTAAACACAATCAGCTTATCATGCATTTCATAAGGCATATTACATCGTTCTCTCCCTCATCAGCCTGCAGGGGCGGATGTACGGCAGCTGCACAGACTCGTTCAGCATTTTTGGATTCCTGGCGTTCTTGCTGGCGCTGCTGGATCTCGTGATGGAGCTCCAGAATATGGATGAGACCACGGCCGAGACAGAGAGACGACGCAGGGAGGTGATGGGCAAAGCTCAGAATCAAGTCACCGATTTGACCTGTCAGGTAACCAACATTCGTAGACTGACTTCAATAAACGACCTTTTCTCTTAATGATATTACAATTTGTAATCACCAACCAGCgaaaaaaaaagcggaaaatctatctttatttatttattgttttatatttgttgATACGGATATGTTTGATATAAGAGAAGTTTTGTGTATAACTGACACCACTGATAGTTATTCGACAACAGCAATTCTAGTATCCATTGTCTGCAGGATCTGGAGATGCAAGAAGCGGCCTCAGCCAGTTACAGTCTCCTGCGCGGCTTCCTCAACGCCTTGACAGCGCAGGACCAGGAATGTGCCAATAAGTTTGTATGTGAAGGTGCTGAAGAGGCCGCTGCCGCCGGGCCTCTTGGGGAGGTGGTGGCCAGAGTAGCAAGGTACGTGAGTAACTATTTACCTTTGACTGTTGTAGTAGAGTCACAATGTATTCCTGCTGTGATCGTGTCATAGTTGTCATAGTTatcgattaaagaaaaaaaatctctgtGATTGAGATTGAGTGCAACATATCCTGCATCCCATACGCCTCCTCTAAATAAACATCTCTCCTCAGTCTGAACGCTGCCTCGTGGCTGCTGAAGGTCAACTCAACATTGTTTGCCGGGACGGAAGAAGCAGGTCAAGCTGGGGCACGGAAAGGAGGGTGCGCTCTTCGCTTTTCTCAGTGCCTCGTGGTGCCACCCGCCTACCGCTCTCCAGGTGTGTCCCGTGATGAGGCGCTGCCTGCCCTCACCTATCAGTCAGTCCTGGAAGAGATAATGAATGTGGCGAGTCTCACGCTTCTCTGACCAGCGGGGATCACCATTCAAACGACTGGATGGCTTGAGTGGTGTCACCATGCATACCCTTAGCAT containing:
- the LOC123499706 gene encoding uncharacterized protein LOC123499706; translated protein: MVAVGALMMVVVVVALAVVCEASDSGDEMTTSDVAGVVLEQIQSHLTSASYSLQGRMYGSCTDSFSIFGFLAFLLALLDLVMELQNMDETTAETERRRREVMGKAQNQVTDLTCQDLEMQEAASASYSLLRGFLNALTAQDQECANKFVCEGAEEAAAAGPLGEVVARVASLNAASWLLKVNSTLFAGTEEAGQAGARKGGCALRFSQCLVVPPAYRSPGVSRDEALPALTYQSVLEEIMNVASLTLL